A segment of the Nilaparvata lugens isolate BPH chromosome X, ASM1435652v1, whole genome shotgun sequence genome:
attacccaagtttaaattgcactgagaatctcaaatcttgattctcgttaggctgccctactctatttgcagagaaagttatgtaattagttttttcaatatttaaacttgaggtattcttatctaaccacttcttaattaaaagcatattattttcagctatggtatgaacttcattccatgaattaccgtgaaaaatagctgcagtatcatctgcaaaggatatcacagttgagtttagaagtcttaaatttaaaaagtcatttacatagagtatgaaaaggatgggagaaagttcaataccttgaggaagaccataagaagttaagttagttacactagattgatcatttatggttagggactgggttctattactcagatagcttttgaacaatttaagcgagactcctctgaaaccataggactccagtttattgaacaaagtattatgaggtattgtatcaaaagctttgcgtatatccaggaagaccgcaatagttttcttattggagtttattttatcagataaagtattgatgaattttattagagcgtcagatgtacttttaccattttagaaaccgaattggttcttgttgattattttgttaagattcaagaaacaactcttgactttatgagtttctccattattttagcaaggttgctgataagactaatcggtctataattacagggattagtcgggtcaccttgtttgaatagaggttttattttggctgatttgaggtgctcgggaaaatatccctccacaaagcatctattaaaaatgaaagcgagaggttgaaatataaaattggctattttcttcagcgtaatattacctagactatcaataccaggactgcagttgttctttagatttttaatagttgcctcaacttcaactgggcacgttggtctcataaaaaacgtgttatcgatctgtattgcaggaaatcgatcaccagtattatcagggatattgatagtttgagcttgtaatttacccacatttgtgaaataattgttgagggagtgagcatcaagttcagtactcttgtCCTTGATACTGTCCTCACCTATAACttcgtttatgcacttccacaacttcatgctgttgttttttcaattttccctttatagtagacttcctttgcatgatttatgatcttattcaaaccattacgataagccttatattcattctttaagatattgttattaggatctcttctgagtctagaatgcattctgtcccgcgtgattattgatcttatgatgccttcagatatccagggcttcaggggacgaagtctgttaggtatctcttttaccttcttgcattgattgatgagactggtcaaacgatcgacaaatttatccataatagggtcaatgcttccattcacggtatagatttcttcccaatcctcattccttatgcgttccaatagtgcatgatagttggttctagttaatgtgtttatcaatacgtttctattatccttattgataggaaccttcaccaagttcagtacaaccgcgTAGTGGTCAGCTATGGTTGTCCTAAATATAGCTCCTTTAATGGACATAGAATggttgcctgaatttttataaaaaatgtggtcaatgcaagaatttgttgtggttgttactctggtatcaccagttatgtaagacttatagccattactattgaaaatatgcagataatcttgAACAAGAACACTAGTTaaatgtgtatttatattcatgtctcccgccacacatacatttattccattaggaattttactgatttcattactcagactattaagaaaattatcaatattttgattacttggtgatctataaaccccaatcaccttcacaacaaaatcatcaattcttaagtcagcactaactacattggcatcagtaatatcgagtgaaacttcattgaatcttatacaatcttttatgtacatgcataatccatcacatttattctgtttagtgtacttatttattgccgtatatccaggaatATATAAAATCGAATCTCCGATTCGATATTCAAAATCGATAAAAGTCGATAATTTTGTAGGTTTGATAAGTTTGTTTTAACAcatttaattttacaaaatttttgtAGATTTTTTTGTATCTCAAGAAACTATTAATATGAGTAGAATATACTCTCAACATTCCTCAAGTAACTAACGTCAGTTTGTTGTCAAtttttagaattgaaatttaaaattactcTCAAGGCCCGGGCAGGGTAGCCAGGTAAAATTCAGAATCGGCTGTCCCTTTCTGTACAAACTAGGTTCGTTCTAAAAGCAGTATTTCTCTGACGAAGTTTTGTGTGAGAAGTGAGAGCACCAgagagaaagagcgaaaaagtCAGTCTCCCAACAGACAAAGCTCACGTCCAATGAAAAAACTATTCACAGTTGCAGAcgtaaataattgattgttgtaGGTTGCAAACTGACCGAAAAATTTTCCTAGCCAGGTAGCAAGACAATTTTCGATGAGCTTCTACAGCCGCCCATTTCTGTTTCATGAATGAATTGCTTATAAAAACACATATTCAGTCAAGAAAGAGTTATAAAGGGAAAAATTTGGATGAACATGTTTGTCtccatttttttctaattttgttcATAACTTTTCAAACATTTATGGAAAACATATACCGGTATATGCTGCTTTGTTAATTATGAGTTtgtagagcatcaaattctcattaatttcatttttaattcctAATTCTATACATTTCCCAACGACTATTGCGGAAGCTTCTTGAttgtgaaatcttcagttttgcaacaatagaccaatattGACAAAGAAGGTATgacctcacccatgccacaCTACTCTTTATTTGTATATTGTTCCTCTATATAGTTAAAAAAAACTCAAGTgtctttaaggctgtgcaaaggctaaaaaaactttctactggtgatcgtttttaaagattttcgatttgtatactatcaaggtatcaaaatgaaaaagttttctcaggtaaattttttatctgatcattactttttgagatatgagcgcatgaagtttgaatttttgggacagataatttcaaattcggtgagagataaatccatgaaatttagaggataTCTCCATGgttttgttgattgaataaaacaaaaaaattctgaaaatgtcagtttttaagaaagttattcaatttaccaaaaataactttgaaaaatatcaccagtagaacgTTTTTTTTCTCCTTTGCACAGCTTTAATCACGTGCTATAATAACGatatagagaaaaaatacaCAAATTATAGACACTTATAaactttcattttcattttttgtgtatttcgACAGCTGAGCTGTCTTTATAAAAACTATTgtttaattcattattatgtATGAAAAATAGCAATAAAATCTCGAGTTCTATTGTCACATATTTTAATAATGGACCTGGTCCTATCAGCCCAGCGCGACCCCCCAAGGTGATTTTCACTTGCGCGCGACTCTAGGGTTAATTTAGAAAGGTTTTTTTAATTCCATTTTACTCAATTTATAGGTCAAGAGGTTTCGGATTTGTTACTTACTCTGAGGCTAGCTGCATCGATGCTGCACAAAGTGCGAGGCCTCACACCGTCGATGGTAGAGTTGTAGAACCAAAAAGGGCAGTCCCTAAAACCGTAAGTGTTTTCCTTCCGCATATTGTGTGTTTATAATGTGTGATATACTGTAGCTGATATTTATATTGGGTACTTCCCATACTTGGTCTACACAATCTCTAATTCACATATGTTTGTGGAAGATTCATCAGAATAATTAACTTTACAatgtatgttttattttttcattcttgttGTGTTAAGTCATTTGTTGGAGTAAATCTCATACATCTTCACAGATTCAATTTAGTTTATGTAATGGCACCATCATTACAACCATTTTTTAAAGAATGTCACTTTTGTTGTAATTGCtcataaattatcatataacgtATCCTTGATTCGTGATATCAAAAGTCAATTATTAGACATGAACCAAGGAAACTGGTAAGCATATAGTTTGTAATGATAATCAACGGATTTTAAATTTTAGCCGTTACTAGATTTCACTCGTTACAGTTGACTGCCTTTAGCAACCAGGCATTTAGGTTGAAGTTGAAGTGTTGATTAAAGAACCATCTCTTTATGGGTTTCATGAGTTCTTCGAAGTCGTCATGCCATCTCGACAACTCAAGTATAAAGACATGACTAAACTTCAAACAAAGTTTATTCTTTTACGCAACCCATCCGGCTCTGCTGGTCTTGGTGAAGAGAAAGTTTAGGAAGTGTAGGCTATAGAACAACTGGGTACTCAGTCGTCATAAGGTATGGTAGGGTAGGCTCCTGtcggttgggggagctttgagtcgaacatcgtactcaagaatttgTTAAAAACCAGAATACACCCACAGTATTCCTGCTTGTcttaggaggcgactaaaagtgACCCCCTTTCCAAAacccttcttctctttcttaatATGCTTTGGAACTTTTCATTTATAGAATGATACTTTTCCATTGACTTAGCTTGTGCCATTCCTTATGTCTTTTTCTATCTGTCGGCCTTCATTGGTCATATTCTTACTTCTTAGGCCAACCCAAGGTGTTATGTGGACCGTGCTGATGGGTAGTACTTTTCTGCCTTTTAGTACAGGCGCACTTCTGTAGTATCTAGCCTTGCCTGAACATGCGGGGCTCTGTCTGGGTTGACTCCACTATTCCACTTCCCTAGCTGTTCGTGGGAACCACACGAACAAACCAAAcaccaaggcaactccagaagttgccttgccttcaaacccacgggatctgctcCATCAGGGCAGGTTCCTAAATCTGAAATGGGTGCTTCAGGAACACAGGAAATTCCGTTGCACTCTTATGTAAAGGCTATCAATATTGAGGAGGCTTCTACTGATCACGACATGTATGATGTAAGCTCAATCACATCATCCCATGTGGAGAGGAGGGATGAGCTTCTCAGACCACTGCTCAAACAAGGACAGCTATTCAGGCAAagcttcttgggagaggtgaggcttttgaccctgaaAAGTTTCGAAaaggcaaaaagaaaaaacccaagagaccagagatgggtgaaactcctggcacaaatgtgggtcaagaggctgagtcgagggtggccgggcgccgtaggggcagtttggcgtcccctctcttagcggaaggacctacaaaaaggccaggagtggaacttacgtaggtcacgagtttgtgggtggagagaccaaactTCACCACtcctcaaagaagggcggccactcaggcaaaacttcttgggagaggtgaggcttttgaccctgcaaagtTTTAGAGGGACagaagaaaaacccaagagaccagagatgggtgaaaccccaggcacaaatgtgggtcaacacaataagctttggtTGACGTGTAGAGTTCTTGAACCTTTGGATATTTGAATCCGtgccttcaaaaataattataataatggtAGAGTAAAGATAACTTTGATAAAATTTCTATGTTTGCTcggaatatttttctattaaaagTAGTTTATATTAATCCAATTATCATGTCATATTTACTCATTGAGCGTGAtgaaacttgaattattattaactatGGTTTGTTCATGACAGACATAAATATCGATGCATTGATTGCGTCCTCTCATTTTCAGGAAGCTGGAAGGCCAGATAGTTCAGCTACagtaaaaaaacttttcattggAGGCTTGAAAGATGAACATGACgaacaagaaataaaagacTATTTCAAAACTTTTGGCAACGTTGTAAACTGCACGATCATTTGTGATAAGGAGAGTGGCAAGAAGAAGGGATTTGGATTTGTTGAATTCGATGACTATGACCCAGTTGATAAAATCTGCTGTGAGTATATACCTCTCTTGCTGGACTTGAATAGAATGAAATGtctgattatttcaattggatCCGAAAAGTGCTTACAGACTTATGCGCTGTGTGACAAGCGAGCGTTTCTTAAACAAGGATTCGCTAAGTAAGATGATCAAGATCAGAGCGCGAGCTTGCTACGTGCAACGTCCATTGTTGTCGGCGTGATCTTGGCCAGCTTGTTACGCGCGAAGCGGAATCTTGCCCACTGCTCGCGTTTCGTTTGTGTGCGGCGCAGCGTGTTAGTCTGTACGTACCTCGAGGTGAACTCCACTTTTACTTTAGGAATTCGCCAGTTGTTGGATTACTGTATTGTATAAGctatagaaataatatattgtattaatTTTGCAAGAGAATAGTTCCAAATTATCTTGTTATTAAATTCTTTGTTTCCCCTCGAAAGGGACACTAAAGTTATTCTTTAAAGACCGCAACCGAAATTATTGTTGAGAATTGAAATATAGTATTGTACAGTTTCTTTCTCTTACATTActtgaaaagaataatttattcagagtatatttttaaaattgattatttatggAACGTTTTTATATGAACTGGTTTGCTTCTTTGTGATTTGGAATGATGATAGAATTTTCTGGGGTTTTTATTAGTcagggcgcaaatgtcatgaaaaagGCAATccttggtcatttttgggtaacagccgtggaagatgtctcgatttcttcgttaggtctagcataataaggatcgtgatgatgatagtcgaaatcacaggcaactACCTCAGAAACAAGATGGCAGCCAAAAGTTTTAGGGTTTTgatatatcgcttgtatttcaataactgttctagatattcaaccgttttttgaacgaaaatattttaagaatcttcctctacaaatttgttctataaaatttcCTTCTAAAATGCATATTTTACTAGTTATAGCCTCCAGAAGCAcattaaaactatttttcaaatttgtttccattataacttttttgtgcaAGGATTACAGATAAATTTCTTATCTATGAAACTTAGATTGTTTATTCAGCTTCAAAACTATTTATtttcatgcgctgtacgtcaacaAATGTGTTCTCCAGTGCCCTCCAAAGAAACCCCTgtatgatttctggtgcgtttttccagaACTATAAAATTAAGATAGAActataaattgatttttcatgactactttaagatagagacttgcaaatggccTGAATCCCTTCGTTTCAACAAGCTGaaaaagaatattgatgatgaaaacaagtaaaaaattcaacataattaaaaaattcaagatggcggtcattattgacagaaatttttatgtCGCTTGCttttcagttattgtgagagatatcggattgattttaccaccaaagtgtttaaAATTAACCAATCTATAATATTCGATAGAATCGTCTCATTTGGACTACTTTTTCGTGATTAAtttaacttcaaaaacttgaaacatatatttttcggggacaatatttcactttccaccttGTATTTCAAATctgtattcgcagtagacatacactagtattattggcacagtattgtaaaatttttccaaagcttcaaaatgataTCTGATTGAAGAATGTAATtccatattttacggctggagcgtcatcggaaaaagagtgaaaagtactgtttgcagtgGAAAATACACTTTTTCCACCATTTATGCCAAACctaacaattagaaaaccgtgtaactcatgactccttggaGGTCCATACTTGGGAATTGTATCCATCTCTTtgtaatgatgtgtagaaagagaataTCTATTATGgtaattaagtttgtagcgtgaatgatgatgttgtggaacttttccataattgaagagacttggaatgttgtcaaaaatccactttattcaaatgaaaattaatatcttACACTGTtacttacagctgatgatgtgtgagcacacatgaaagcatgctcctgtaaaatattaatttttattcaaataaagtggatttttgacaacattccaagtctcttcaattattatggttatctcaaaaatatttgtcatcatAGGAAAATCCAGGATGGCGGCCAGAAACGACTGTCTATCATTTACAGCCTCCATTTTGGATATTCCTATGATGACGAATATTTTTTaacttcaagtttttgaagttgaattacTCACGAAAAAAGTAGTACAAATGAGACAATTCTATCGGATATTATATATTGGTTAATTCTTAACACTGGTGGTAAAATCAATCCGACGATAtatctcacaataactgaatagcaagcgatataaacttttctgtcaataatgaccgccatcttgaattttttaatgatgtcgaatattttcgtttccatcatcaatattcttattcagcTTGTTGTAATGAAGAGATTGAGGCCATTTGCAAGTCTAGTCATGAAAAATCgatttatagttctagcttgattttatagttctggaaaaacgcaccagaaatcatacagggttttctttggagggcgctggagaacacatttgttgacgtacagcgcattaAGATATATCGTTTTGAAGCTGAATAAACgatctaaatttcatagatcaGAAATTTATCTGTATTCCTTGCACAAAAAAATTTACAAtggaaacaaatttgaaaaatagttttaatgTGCTTCTGAAGGTTATATATAACTAGtgaaatatgcgttttagagggaAATTTATAGTACAAaatttgtagaggaagattCTTGAAATATTTTCGTTAataacggttgaatatcttgaacggttattgaaatacaatcgATTTATCAAAATCGTGAAACTTTTGGCGACTATcgtgtttccgaggtgtttgcctgtgatttcatCTTATCGTCAACTCGATCCTTATTATGGTAGACCCAACGAAGAAAtcgagacatcttccacggctgttacccaaaaatgactacggaatgacatttgcgtcCGGACTATATTGcattgaatattatatattctatatttttgtcATAAGACACTGTTAGCTTCGATGATTCTGatctttatattcatttcagtaCGTGAGTATTTAGTCTTGGTAATTATTCGTTTGATCTGGAGTATTTAACTCTCATTTTCACGCTGATGAAAGGTAATTTGTAAATTGTAATTTGCAGTGCAAAGCTGTCACACAGTGAAAGGCAAACGCATCGATGTGAAAAAGGCGTTGAGCAGGGAGGAGATGGCGAAGATGGGAGGAGGTGGTGGGGATAGGGGTGGCCGACGAGGTGGCAGAATTGGGGGAGGTCGAGGAGGAGGACGTGGGGGTGGATATGGAGGCGGAGGTCGTGGGGGTGGATACGGAGGCGGAGGTCGCGGAGGAAGCGACTGGAATAACACAACTGTGGTGGCCGGCGGTAACGAAACTCAATGTCATTCACATCATTAGTTTAAGACTTATTAGTAGTTTACAAAGTGATCCCTAGACATTCCGTATCGTTGAATGTACAATATCAGTACCTACATATAGCATTAGGTCAGACCACACAACTAGAATAAACATGTCGTGGACACTGGCCTGATGTTATAAGTAGGTactatattgtacaataatatcGACCGTCTAGGGACCGCTTAATGCACCAACGCACATGAAGTAATCGTTTCATATTTCATGTTCAAACTGATTTCTCGTATAGAATAAGAATGAGTTTCTGTAGCAACAACAAATGCTTAGAAGATCACAAAATGTTAATCAACAACTTTGTGAGAAATATAGTATGCTTGTTAATGAGATTTATCTGCATTTGTGCTAGTTCTTGCAAAAAGAAAAGCGGAAATTATTTCCTGAACATTTAAATACATTAAAATTTTAGCCAAAAATACAGAGAACTTCACCAAGTCAAAATGTTGAATAGTTGAAATATAAGACcaacaaataaaagttgaaaatagCGAAAGTCGAACAGGAGAGTTGGGAGCGCGTGGCTAGAGCACAAAACCTATTAATTCACATTAATTTATtagattcaattatttattagatgtATGAACGTTATGGCGGTAGATGAATTAGAAGTGTTGGCTACTATATTGCTTTTTGGATTTATTTCCAATAAATcatcaaatccaatgaatttatagGCTATGTGCTCTGGTCGCGCGCTGGAATCGTCGCTAAGGAATTGTATCTTACTCCCGTTCAATTtagattctatttcaatttttctttaaaattatcaGAAACTGGAAAAAGCAACCATTTTTCACACTTTCCAAAACTATCCTGGACTCGGGAtggaaataacaaaatcttATCTTGAGCGGACATGGAAATCTTATTTATTTGCGCCCAgtattacaaaaaacaatgttCATGTAAAATGCATTATTgatgtattatatttttgaagttAACTGTTATCTTTTTACAATTTCATGGAAAATGGTAATACATTTTTACTGTTATAAACAAATGAATTGTGTTAGCTCACTTCGATAAAGTTCGACCCTATACAAAAGCGAACAGACAcatttgataatgatgatgcaaaaaattgatgaaaactcgtacaacaaaaaaacagtttttttgCCATGTATTTTATTGCTTGAGtattttgatgattttataacgttcaactgaatttttaaaatgaattgatCTGAACAGGTAAAACGTGGGAATCTGAGCCAATGGGAGGCGGTTCATATGGAGGCAGAAACAGCGGGGGCGGCTATGATGGAGGGAGTGGAGGTGGCTACCAACAGAGCTACAGTGGTGGACCCATGCGCAGTAACTATTCTTCAGGCGGTGCCGGTGGAAGGCCTTCGCCCTATGGTGGCAATGGtcagtttatttttaatcattattaggTTATTTACTCTCAAAACCAAAACAACTAATTCATGACGGATATTCTTTCTTTGTAAGATGACATATTTCTTCTAATGACGGGTGTTTCAACTCATCTATTCACGCA
Coding sequences within it:
- the LOC111056822 gene encoding heterogeneous nuclear ribonucleoprotein A1, A2/B1 homolog isoform X2, whose translation is MVKNEYDGSKEPEHVRKLFIGGLNYKTTDDSLKKHFEQWGEIVDVVVMKDSNTKKSRGFGFVTYSEASCIDAAQSARPHTVDGRVVEPKRAVPKTEAGRPDSSATVKKLFIGGLKDEHDEQEIKDYFKTFGNVVNCTIICDKESGKKKGFGFVEFDDYDPVDKICLQSCHTVKGKRIDVKKALSREEMAKMGGGGGDRGGRRGGRIGGGRGGGRGGGYGGGGRGGGYGGGGRGGSDWNNTTVVAGGKTWESEPMGGGSYGGRNSGGGYDGGSGGGYQQSYSGGPMRSNYSSGGAGGRPSPYGGNGM
- the LOC111056822 gene encoding heterogeneous nuclear ribonucleoprotein 87F isoform X3 encodes the protein MMSRGFGFVTYSEASCIDAAQSARPHTVDGRVVEPKRAVPKTEAGRPDSSATVKKLFIGGLKDEHDEQEIKDYFKTFGNVVNCTIICDKESGKKKGFGFVEFDDYDPVDKICLQSCHTVKGKRIDVKKALSREEMAKMGGGGGDRGGRRGGRIGGGRGGGRGGGYGGGGRGGGYGGGGRGGSDWNNTTVVAGGKTWESEPMGGGSYGGRNSGGGYDGGSGGGYQQSYSGGPMRSNYSSGGAGGRPSPYGGNAGGGGYDKGRKY
- the LOC111056822 gene encoding heterogeneous nuclear ribonucleoprotein A1, A2/B1 homolog isoform X1 — translated: MVKNEYDGSKEPEHVRKLFIGGLNYKTTDDSLKKHFEQWGEIVDVVVMKDSNTKKSRGFGFVTYSEASCIDAAQSARPHTVDGRVVEPKRAVPKTEAGRPDSSATVKKLFIGGLKDEHDEQEIKDYFKTFGNVVNCTIICDKESGKKKGFGFVEFDDYDPVDKICLQSCHTVKGKRIDVKKALSREEMAKMGGGGGDRGGRRGGRIGGGRGGGRGGGYGGGGRGGGYGGGGRGGSDWNNTTVVAGGKTWESEPMGGGSYGGRNSGGGYDGGSGGGYQQSYSGGPMRSNYSSGGAGGRPSPYGGNAGGGGYDKGRKY